In Nerophis ophidion isolate RoL-2023_Sa linkage group LG02, RoL_Noph_v1.0, whole genome shotgun sequence, one DNA window encodes the following:
- the LOC133548118 gene encoding uncharacterized protein LOC133548118, whose amino-acid sequence MDYQHVLVYFMWTFTAVVAQDVKYFLKGQDIHFMPSISERPLVIFWQHNEKDVVYSTGTEKYVASSHKNRITLDRVSAELTIKNATYEDSGDYLLEMNINSELHSFQRRIEVIDKVSKPNISCEMSDTKQATLVCSTESKHPHLLKLKWSSTGKEQTGPNLTITVRNEDDDQVYRCDVSNPLTNETASFTAKDCFLVSAQDVKYFLKGQDIHFMPSISEQPIRFIWLHNENDVVWFTGTEKYVASSYKNRITLDRVSAELTIKNATYEDSGDYLLEMNINNEPRTLLYRIEVIDKVSKPNISCEMSDTKQATLVCSTESKHPHLLKLKWSSPGKEQTGPNLTITVRNEDDDQVYRCDVSNPLTNETASFTAKDCFLGKRSDVHLIIILVCIFILVILCCVLYITPQYLKVSKERDEKTSFLVQVLTLPSNSGLNVLTEDEKMDSEGAMLLTASVPALHSSSTHLNTITELSDTSNDQQD is encoded by the exons ATGGACTACCAACATGTTCTGGTCTATTTCATGTGGACTTTCACTGCAG TTGTTGCACAGGATGTGAAATATTTCCTGAAGGGTCAGGACATACACTTCATGCCATCCATCTCTGAACGACCTCTTGTAATTTTCTGGCAACATAATGAAAAAGATGTGGTATATTCTACTGGCACGGAGAAGTATGTGGCTTCTTCACACAAGAACAGAATCACTCTGGACCGGGTCTCTGCAGAACTCACCATCAAAAACGCCACATATGAAGACAGTGGAGACTATCTCCTAGAAATGAACATAAACAGCGAGCTGCATAGTTTCCAGCGTAGAATTGAAGTTATAG ACAAAGTATCCAAACCCAACATATCCTGTGAGATGAGCGACACAAAGCAGGCGACACTTGTGTGCTCAACAGAGTCCAAACATCCTCATTTATTAAAGTTGAAGTGGAGCTCAACAGGAAAGGAGCAGACTGGACCAAATTTAACAATAACTGTCAGGAATGAAGATGATGATCAAGTTTATCGTTGTGATGTCAGCAACCCTCTGACCAATGAAACGGCTTCATTCACCGCTAAGGACTGCTTCCTGG TTTCTGCACAGGATGTGAAATATTTCCTGAAGGGTCAGGACATACACTTCATGCCATCCATCTCTGAACAACCTATTAGATTTATCTGGCTACATAATGAAAATGATGTGGTATGGTTTACTGGCACGGAGAAGTATGTGGCTTCTTCATACAAGAACAGAATCACTCTGGACCGGGTCTCTGCAGAACTCACCATCAAAAACGCCACATATGAAGACAGTGGAGACTATCTCCTAGAAATGAACATAAACAACGAGCCTCGTACTTTGCTGTATAGAATTGAAGTTATAG ACAAAGTATCCAAACCCAACATATCCTGTGAGATGAGCGACACAAAGCAGGCGACACTTGTGTGCTCAACAGAGTCCAAACATCCTCATTTATTAAAGTTGAAGTGGAGCTCACCAGGAAAGGAGCAGACTGGACCAAATTTAACAATAACTGTCAGGAATGAAGATGATGATCAAGTTTATCGTTGTGATGTCAGCAACCCTCTGACCAATGAAACGGCTTCATTCACCGCTAAGGACTGCTTCCTGG GTAAAAGATCAGATGTTCATCTGATTATCATATTAGTCTGTATCTTCATTCTGGTCATCTTGTGTTGTGTTTTATACATAACACCTCAATATCTAAAAG tGTCCAAAGAGCGTGATGAAAAGACATCCTTCTTAGTCCAAGTACTCACTCTTCCCTCCAACTCAG gACTGAACGTGTTGACTGAGGATGAGAAGATGGATTCAGAAGGAGCCATGCTACTCACTGCTTCTGTTCCTGCACTTCATTCCTCTTCAACACACTTAAACACTATCACTGAACTTTCAGATACCAGCAATGATCAGCAAGATTAA